Part of the Haloarchaeobius litoreus genome is shown below.
GAACCGGAGCCCGAAGCACCAGCCGAACCGTCGGAACCTGCGACCGAGTCGGCCCCTGCCGACCCCGCAGAACCCGAACCGGAGCCCGCCGACTCCACGTCCCCCGAAGCGACGACGGCGGAGGAACCCGCGTCGCCCCCGGCGGGGACAGATGGGTCCGCGACGGCGAGCGAGGAGTCGGCCACCGCGAACGGCCCGACGGCGTCCGCCGAGGAACCCGCAGCGACGAGCGAGCCTGCGGCGGCCGCCGAGGAGGGCACGGTCGAGACGAACGCCGACGACGCCGCGGCCGCGGAGACGAGCACCGACGACGCCCCGGCCGCGGAGACGAGCACCGACGACGCCGCGGCCGCGGAGACGAGCGACGATTCGCCGGGTGTCGTCGGGCGCATCGTCGCCGTCATCAAGGGCATCTTCTGAGTTCCCGTCCCGGTTTCTGTCGGACGGTCGTACCGAACGTTAATATTCGTGAGTTGCGAAACCGTAATCTAACCGATGACCGACCGCGACCGACGCGAGCGGCTGGCCGAGTACGTGGCCGTCCTGCGCGGGTTCGGCCGTTCGGACGAGGAGATCCTTGCGGCCCACGGCGAGGACGCCGTTCCGGACGGGTTCTCCCTCCCCGAGTTCTTCGACCACCGGTTCGACGACGCGGAGGAATCGACGCTGTACGAGCGACTCCATGACACGCTCGCGACCGGGGCCGCGGGCATCGACGCCGACCGCGAGTACTGGGGCCACGCGCCGGCTCGCCAGCTCGACGATGCCTGTCGACCGCACGGCTGGCGTGTCGACCTGTCCGGTGACGACCCCATCAGTATTACCGTCGTGACGCCCGACGGCGAACGCCGCGAGTCGACGTTCACCTATCCGGCGTCGGACCTCGGAGAGCACAACTACCCGGCGCTCGCCGCCGCGGTCGCCGAGCACCTCGACGGGCTGACGTTCGCGCTGCTGACCGACCGCGACGGTCGCTGGCGGCTCGTCTGCGTCGAGACCGACCACCTCGCCGAGCTCCGCGAACGCTACGGCGAGCGCGTCCGGGTGTTCCGACGGCCACTCCTCCGCGCGGAGCAGCTCCCCGACTTCGCCGCTGCCGACGATGCCCGGGAAGCCCACGACCGCGGCTCCGAGCTGGCGAGCGTCGCCGGCGACGCCTTCGCGGAGTCGGTCGGAACGGGCCCGCGTGTCCACCGCTCCTCGCGCTCGCTGGAGACCGAGGTGGCGGTCGAATCCGGCCCGGAGACCGTCGTGGGCGAGGGCATCGACGAGGTGTTCGAGACCATCGAGGCCGACGCGGACACCGGCCGGACCGACGCACCGGCGGCGAACGAGAGCGTCGACGACGACGTGGCGTCGCTGCTGTCGGACCTGGACGAGCCGACGCGTTCCGGGGACGAGGCTGGCGACGCCACGGTCACGCGGAGCGCCGCGTCGGCGGCCGATGGGACCGACGACGGCTCCGGACCGACCGGCTCCGCAGGACTGGTCGGTGGCGGTCCCGAGACCACGGTCGTCGAGGACGGACTGGAGGACGTCTTCGCCGGGCTGGAGGAGACCAACCCGCCGGTCAGCGAGGACGACCCCGAGCGCATGGCGACCGACGACGTGCTCAACTCCGTGGACGCCGAGCCGACCGACACGGAGCCGGCCGACGCCGACCCGGAGGACGTGGCCGCCGACGCCGACGAAGCGGCGGTCGGTGGTGTCGCGGACGAAGCGCCACCAGACGAGGGGCCCGAGCCGCCCACCGACACCACGGCACCGATTCTCGACCCGGACGAGCTGACGACGCCCGAGGTGGAGACGCCCGCGCCCGAGTCACCCGGTTCGAGCGAGGCTGGCGACGGAGTGCCGACAGCGGGTGAGAGCGACGCGACCAGCGCGGCCGACGCCGCGGACACGACAGTCGTCGAGGACGGTCCGGTAGCGCTCCCCGGGCCGGAGAGCGGGGACGAGTCGACTGCCGACGAACCGGTCCCCGACGAGCCGTCCGTACCGGCCACCGACTCCGAGACGAGAGTATCGGAGACCGACGCCGGGACGGGTGGGGCAGACGACGGTACCGAGGCACCAGAGGCTACAGCCGAAACCGAAGTACCGGCGAGCGACGCCGACCCCGCCACCGCGGCCGACGACCCGGCAAGCATCCCCGAGGACGACACGCACGCGGACGCCGAAGCACTGGCGGACGTCGAATCGGGCCACACGACCGACGCTGTCGACACCGAAGAACCGGCGGAACCGGCGGCCGAACCCTCCGGCGAGATGAACGATTCCATCGACGCCGGCGAGCCGGAGGCGACCCCGAGCATCGACGTGATAGACCTCGACGTCGACGAAGACGACATCCCGGACGTCGATGGCGACGAGGAGACGAGCACGGCCGGGCCGCTGGCCGGCGGTGTCGGGCCGGACGCGTCGTCATGGTCGTCCGAGGCGCAGGCCGAATCCGACGCCGACGAACCGACGGGCGATGTGCCCGAACAGCCCGACATCTCGCCCGAGGAGCCCGTCGACGCCGACCTGCTCGCGGACCCGGACGAGCGCGCGCTCGCCGATGACGAGCCCGCCGACGAGTTCGACGGCGTCATCCTGGGCCGGCTGGACGACGACGAATCCGAGACGCGCGGCCCACTCGGCAGGCTGGCGGCGTGGCTCCGGAACCTGTTCTGAAGAACGGAATCGGGCGCGAGCTTACAGGAAGCTCTCGATGTGGTCGGCGACCTCCTCGGGGGTGTCGCCGACGGAGACGCCCGCGTCGTTCAGCGCGTCTATCTTCGACTGTGCGGTGCCGGAACCGGAGCCGGAGACGATCGCGCCCGCGTGGCCCATGCGCTTGCCCGGCGGGGCGGTGCGGCCCGCGATGAAGCCGGCGACCGGCGTGTCGACGTAGTCGTCGATGAACGCGGCGGCCTCCTCCTCGTCCTCGCCACCGATCTCACCGCACATGACGATGGCGTCGGTGTCGGGGTCGTCCTCGAACAGGCGCAGCGAGTCGACGAAGTCCGTCCCGATGATGGGGTCGCCGCCGATGCCGATGGCCGTGGTCTGGCCGATGCCGCGCTCGGTGAGGTTCGAGACGACCTGGTACGTGAGCGTGCCGGAGCGGGAGACGAGCCCGACGTTGCCGGCCTCGAAGATGTTGCCCGGCAGGATGCCGAGCTTGGCCTCGCCCGGCGTGATGATGCCCGGACAGTTCGGGCCGATGAGGCGCGTGTCGACCTCGGAGAGGCGCTTGTTCACGCGGGCCATGTCCTGCGTCGGGATGCCCTCAGTGATGGCGACCGCGAGGTCGACCGGCGAGTCGAGCGCCTCGAAGATGGCGTCGGCCGCGAACGCCGGCGGGACGAACACGACGGACGCGTCGGCGTCCTCCTCGCGCGCCGCCTGGTCGACGGTGTCGTAGACCGGGACGCCGTGGACCTCCTGGCCGCCCTTGCCGGGGACCGCGCCGGCGACCACGTTGGTCCCGTACTCGATCATCTGGCCGGCGTGGAACTTGCCCTCGCCGCCGGTGATGCCCTGTACCACGACTCTGGTGTCGTCGTCGACTAGTACGCTCATTGGTCCACCTCCTCCGCGTTCGCGACCGCACGCTGGACCGCGTCCTCCAGGGTCTGTTCGACCGTGACGAGGTCCTTGTTCAGAATCTCCATGCCCTCCTCCCAGTTCGTGCCCGCGAGGCGGACGACGACGGGTTTGGGTATCTCGTCGAAGCCTTCCAGGGCCTCGTTGATGCCGCGGGCGACCTCGTCGCCGCGGGTGATGCCGCCGAAGATGTTGAAGACGACCGAATCGACGTTCTCGTCGGAGAACACCATGTCCAGTGCGTTCGTGACGCGTTCCGCCTTCGCGCCACCACCGATGTCGAGGAAGTTGGCGGGCTCGCCGCCGTAGTGGTCGACGAGGTCGAGGGTCGTCATGACGAGGCCGGCACCGTTGCCGATGATACCGACGTTGCCCTCGAGACGGACGTAGTCGAAGCCGTACTCGTCGGCCTTGGCTTCGAGGTCGTCGCCGCCCGCGGCGTCATCCTCCATCTCGGCGAGTTCGGGCTGGCGGAACAGCGCGTCCTCGTCGATGTTCATGACCGCGTCGGCCGCGACGACCTCGCGGTCGCTCGTGACCATCAGCGGGTTGATCTCGGCGTCCGCGCCGTCCCTGTCGTCCCAGAGCGTGTACAGCGTCTGGAGGACGCTCGCGACGTCACGGGCGACGTCTCGCTCGACGCCCGCCTCGTAGACGGCCCGGCGGGCCTGGTACGGGTGCATCCCGAACGAGGGGTCGACGTGCTCGCGCACGATGGCGTCGGGGTCCTCCTCGGCGACCTCCTCGATGTTGACGCCGCCGCGCGTCGAGACCATCGCGACGGGCTTGCCCTCGCCGCGGTCCATCGTGACCCCGACGTACAGCTCGTTCACGAAGTCGACGGCCTCCTCGACGAGGACGCGGTCGACGTGGATGCCCTTGAGGTCCATCCCGAGGATGGCGTCTGCGGCCTCGCGGGCCTCGTCGGCGTCGTCGACGAGCTTGATGCCCCCCGCCTTCCCACGTCCGCCCACCTGTACCTGCGCCTTGATCGCGACCGGGTAGCCGATCTCCTCGGCCGCCGCGACGGCGTCGTCGACGGTGTCCGCGAGTGTCGACGACGGCGTCGGGATACCGGCGTCGGCGAAGACCTGCTTCGCCTGGTACTCGTGCAGTTTCATTGTTGGCTCGGTCGGTAGTTTCGCGGACCCGGAGTTAGTAGTGTCGAAACCGTCGGTCGCTTGCGAGAGACCGACCGGTTCGGGAGCGTCAGTCCGGGTCCCACCCGGTGTCGCACTCGGGGCAGACGAGCACTGCGCCGCCGTCGGTCGCTTCGACCCGCATCGCGTCGTACCCACAGTCCGGACAGGCCACGTCACCGAGTTCGGGCGTCCAGGAGATGAGCGTCTCGCCGGCGTCTCTGGGCGCGCCGACTGCGAGGACAGCGAGATCCTCGTCGGCGTCGTTGCGCCCGCACTGGAACTCGCCGGGGCCGAACCGGATCGCCTCGCGCTCCCCGACGGTCACCTCGCCGGCGCGCGTCTCGAACGTCGCCTCACCTGCGAGGACGACGAACACCTCCTCCTGTGCGGTGTGGGCGTGCCGTGACAGGCTCAGGCGCTCGCCGCCCGGGACGCGATACCGGTTCAGCGAGAGCCCGTCGATGCCGAGCGCGTCGGAGAGCGACCGTCGGAGCGCCCCGCCCTCCGTCACCGTCGCGGGGCGGTCGTCGACCGAGCACCGTTCCATGGCCCGGTTTCACCCGGTCCGGGCATAACCGTTTGGCACGGGCGAGCGGTCCCACACCCGACCACCGCTAGCCACGGAAAATAAGTTCACTCACACGAATCTACTGATGATACTAGTGTCGACGTTCGTCGCCGTCGAGAGCATGACAGCCACCCACGTGGCGTTCGTTCTGGTACTCGTCGGCTCCGCGTTGCTCTCCGGAGGGCTCGGGGTCTACGCCCTGTACGTGGCCCGCGAGAACCCCGCCAACCGGCGGTTGCTCTCGCTGTTCTCGCTGCTGATGTTCGGCGCAGCCATCTGGTCCGTCGGCGACGCCGTCCAGCTGCTGCTCGTCGACCTACAGTCGAAGGTCGCGCTGGAGGCCGCACTGAACATCGTCACCGTCATCCCACCGCTCGCGTGGCTGCTGTTCGCACTCAGCTACGCCGGTCGCGACCGGTGGCTGAGCCGCCGGACGTACGCCGTGCTGGGGGTGGAACCCATCGTGCTCACCCTGGTGGCGCTGACGATGGGGTCGCACGAACTGCTCTGGTCGGGGAGCGACCCGATCATGACCATGGGTTCGATCCCCGTACTCGACAGAGAGCTCGGCCCGGTGTACGTCGCTCACGCACTCTACTCGTACGTCATCGTGCTGGCCGGGGCCTACGTGCTCCTGTTCCGGGCCCGGACCCAGGACACCACGTTCCGCGGGCAGGCCGCGCTCCTGACCGTCGGTGCACTGGTGCCGTTGCTCACGAACGTCGCACACCTCTCCGGCGTCGGCCCCGACCTGAACCTGACCGGGTCGGCGTTCACCGTCTCCGGCGTCGCCTTCTGGCTGGCGATCACGCGATACCGGCTGCTCGACGTGGTGCCGGTCGCCCGCGAGTCCGTCATCGAAGAGATGCGCGACGGCTACGTCGTCCTCGACGAGGCGAACCGGGTCGTCGACGCAAACCCCGCCGCCGAGCGCCTGCTCTCGACGTCGCTGTCCGTCGGCCAGCCCGTCGCGGACGTGCTCCCGGACGATGCCGACGTGCTCGACGACGACGGTGCCGGGGACGAGCTCGCCGAGTTCGTCGTCGGCGAGCGGGCCGACCGACGGTTCGTGAACGCGACGGTCTCCTCGGTCGGCCGTGGCGACGCGAGCCGGCTGCTCGTCCTCCGCGACGTGACCGAGACGCGCGAGGCCGAACAGCGCTTCCAGACGCTCATCGAGAACGCCTCCGACATCGTCGCCGTGCTCGACGTCGACGGCACCGTCCGGTACCAGAGCCCGTCGACGAAGCAGGTGCTCGGCTACGACCCGGAGGAGCTGGTCGGGGAGAACGCGTTCGAGTACATCCACCCCGAGGACCGGGACGAACTCGCCACGGAGTTCGCGAAGGGTGTCGAGGAGAACCGGACCATCGACCGCGTCGAGTACCGCATCCAGCACGCCGACGGCTCCTGGCGCGTCCACGAGTCGGCCGCCCGGAACCTCCTCGACGACCCGACCGTCGAGGGCATCGTCGTCAACACCCGCGACGTGACCGAACGCATCGAGCGCGAACGGGAGCTGGCGGCGACCAACGAGCGCCTCGACCGGTTCGCGAGCGTCGTCAGCCACGACCTCCGCAACCCGCTGAACGTCGCCGAGGGCTACGTCGAACTCCTGGAGGACGTCATCGAGGACGAGCAAGCCAGCGACTATCTCGACGAGGTCTCGACGAGCCACGACCGCATGGCCCGTATCGTCGACGACGTGCTCGCGCTCGCACGGGAGGGTGGCGAGATAACCGAGACGATGCCGATCGAGCTCGAGTCAGCCGCCCGGGCCGCCTGGTCGGGTGTCGACACCGACAGCGGGACCCTCTCCGTAGTCGATTCGACGACCGTCGACGCCGACCGGAACCAGCTCGCACGACTCCTCGAGAACCTCTTCCGCAACTCCATCGAACACGGCGTCGTGAGCGCCCCGTCGGAGGCCGACCCCGCCGCTCCGGGAACGACAGACGGCGGTGCAGGCGACGCCTCCATCACCGTAACTGTGGGCATACTCGACGACGGGAACGGCTTCTACGTCGCCGACGACGGCCAGGGCCTCCCGTCGGAGCTCAGGGAGCGTGCCTTCGAGCCGGGCGTCACCTCACGCGACGACGGGACGGGCCTCGGGCTGGCCATCGTCGCCGACATCGCCGAGGCCCACGACTGGACGGTCGAACTCGGCGACACCGACGGCGGCGCTCGCTTCGAGTTCGTCACCGAAAACTGAGCCGCCCTGATGGCGGGTCAGGCCGATGCCTGTCCCGAACCGTCGTCGGTCGTTCCGGAGTCGACGGTGTCGTCGGTCGTTCCGGTGTCGGTTCCAGCGTCGGAGCCGTCGTCGGTCGTTCCGGTGTCGGTTCCAGCGTCGGAGCCGTCGTCGGTCGTTCCGGTGTCGGTTCCAGCGTCGGAGTCGTCGTCGGTCGTTTCGGAGTCGGTACCGTCGTCGACCCCGCCGCTGTCGTCACCGACCGTACCCTCCTCGCCGGAATCACCGACGGAGACGTTGTCGCCGGACCCGCTGTCGGGGGGCTGCGCGGGCTCCTCGGTGGTGCTGTTGTCATCGGAGTCGCTGACCGGCGCGTCGCCGTCGATGACGGTGCCGTTGTCGCCGCCGTCGATGGTCACGTTGTCGGCACCATCGTCGACGGATACGTTACCGTCACCCGATTCGCCGACGGTGCTGTTGCCATTTTCGACGGTGCTGTTGCCATCATCGACGGTGACGTTGCCGTCACCCGATTCGCCGACGGTGCTGTTGCCATCATCGACGGTGACGTTGCCGTCACCCGATTCGCCGGCGGTGCTGTTGCCATCATCGACGGTGCTGTTCCCGTCAGCCACGCTCTCGTTCCGAGCGTCAGCGACGTCGACGGCGGGCGCGAGCGACTCGAACCCAACAGAGTGGGTCGAGAACGAGGCCATGTGGAACGACGCCCACGAGTAGCCGTCGGCCTCCACGACAGTGTACGGGGACTGCTGGCCGTCGACGAGCAGCTGGAACGCCGTGATGTCCATGCCGACAGCTGCGAGCGCGTCGAGTCGGACCATCACGGTGGCGGGCGAGTCCACGACGCGGGAGACGGTGAACTCGACCACGCCGCCGGTGTCGGTGACGATGGAGACGACGGCCACGTCGTCACCCTCGTGGAGCACCCGGACCGAGTCCTCCCAGGCGGGGTGGTTCGAGCCGGTGACCTCGACGGTGCCGTTGTCGGGGGTCGGGGCCCCCGAGCCGCCGACCGCGAGGTCGAGATTCTCGCGGTCCGCGAACAGCCCCACGGTGACGCTGCCGCCAGCGACGGCTGCGAGCACGACGAGCATCGCGGCGAACACGACGAGTGCCGGGCTGAGCCTACTGGTCATCGGCCTCACCTCCGTCGGGCCGGGCGTCGCGAGCCGGGAACGTGAACTCCTGTCCCTCGGCGTCGAACGCGTCGCCGAACAGCGCCGCCCACGCGGCCTCCTCGGTGTCGACGGCGTCGTCGACGACGGTCCACTCGCTCTCCTCGTCGCGCTCGCCGAGGGCGGAGTCGTCCGCCTCGCCGAACACCGGATCGTCGGCGTCGGTGGCCTCGTCGCTGGTGGCCTCGTCGCTCACGGACCCGTCCGCGACGATGGCCGTCTCGTCGACGCCGTCGGTCGGCGCGTCACAGACGTACAGCATCGTGCCGTCCGAGTAGCTGAGCCGGTCGTCCGTCTCGTCGTGGACGAGCCAGCGCCCGGCCCCGGTGGCCATGGCGCGGAGCTCGTCCACGCTGGCCACGGTGACCGTGGGCAGCGAGCGGGTCGCTTCGTCGAGCGAGCCACGGAGCACGCCACCGTCGGCGGCGACCGGGGTGTCGCCCGTCGGCGCGACGAACAGCCGCATCCCGAGCAGTACCGCGAACCCGACGGCGAACGCCGCGAACGCGGAGGCGCTCAGCTGGAGCAGCCGCAGGTAGGTGACAGACCCGTCGTAGACGAGGTAGGCCATCACACCGGAGTAGACGGCTGCGATGCCGACGACCGCCATCGTGATGGTCAGGTCCTGGACGCCGATGCTCCAGCCGGCGGGCTCGTCGTCGGCCTCCGACGCGGCCACGGTGGCCACGCCATCGGTCGTCGACCCGCCGCCGGACTCGTCGTTCTCCTCGCGGGCGCGCTTGAGGAACGCCCGGAGCTCGGTGAGGACGAGCAGCACGATGGGTGCCGCGACGAGCAGCGCGAAACCGGCCGTCGTCCCGACGAACTCGACCACGTAGCCGATGAACGGGATGGTGAGTATCACGCGGCCGACCAGCCGGTCGGGCGTGACGGTGCTCGCGTCGGGGTCCTCGTTGTTGTCACCCTGTGTGACGAACTCGGGTCCGGCCGCCGTCTCGCGGATCTCGATGACCCGGTGGGTCGTCGGGGCGGCGCGGTCCGCCGTGACGTACGTGATGACGTCGCCGACGCGCACGTTCTCGCCGGAGACCTCCGCGACGACGACCGCGTCGCCGACGGAGATGGCGGGCTCCATGCTGCCGGAGACCACCACGAAGCTCGCGTCACCGCCCGCGACCTGCGGGACGGCGAAGACGACGAACGGGACGACCAGCGCAACCACGAGGAGCAGCGCAATGGCCCGGAGCACCCCACCGCGGGTCAGCTCGGGCGTCATCGGCTGCCACCTCCGGTACCGGGGGCACCGGTGCCACCGTCGTCGTCATCGACCTCAGGTGCGCCGAGCACGCCGTCGGTGCCGTTGCCGTCGAGGTGCTCGGGGCCGTAGTAGGCGACACCGGGGCCGCCCTTGACGGCGACCTGACAGAGCGTCGGGTCGGGCGTTTCCCCGTCGCCCTCGACGTGGAAGGCGAGCGCGACGACCTCCTCGTCGACGCCGTCGGGCTTGGTGACCGTCTCGGTCACGACGATGTCGTAGCCGGTGTCCTCGCAGTCGTCGTCGACCGGGAGGGTGTACCGGCCAGGTTCGATGTGGTTCTCGCCGAGGGTCTCCGGCGTTCCGATGCCGCAGTTCTCGGGGAGCTTGTCGTCGAGTTCGAGCTTCCCGAGCAGGACGCAGTCGCAGCCCGGTGCACCGTCCTCGCAGACGTACACCTCGACGTAGCTGACGCCGTGTCTGTCGGGGCCGCAGTAGCAGTTCACCGCCTGAACGGCCGCGAACGGGCCGCCGTCGGTCGGGTCGGTGTGCCGGCACGCGACCGCCGCGAACTCGAAGCCGAGGCCGACCGTCTCCTCCCCGACGTAGTCCTCGGCGAGCTCGTAGTCGAGCCGGAGGTGGAGCGGACCGTCCTCGCTGGCGTTCAGGCAGCCGGGAACGGTCGCGGTCGGGTCGTGAGCCGGGTCCAGCGCCAGCCCGGTCTGGTACGTGCGCGCGACGTCACAGAGCGTCCCCTCGAAGAGTGGCTCGCTGGTGTACGCACCGGTCTCGTCGACGTACCGGAGGCTGAGGGTGAGCGCGCCCGCGAGCCGACCGGTCGTCGACGGGCAGAACGTCCGCACCCAGGTGTAGGCCGGGTTGTTGACGCCGTCGTCGGACTCGGGCAGGTCGACGATGAACGTGACGTAGCCCTGTCTGCCGGGCGAGAGGGTGCCGAGGTCGATGGACACCTGACCGTCGCTGGCCCCGGTGTCGTCGTCGTGCTCCCACTCCACCAGCAGGTCGAGCAGCCCGGCCTGCA
Proteins encoded:
- a CDS encoding histidine kinase N-terminal 7TM domain-containing protein; translated protein: MILVSTFVAVESMTATHVAFVLVLVGSALLSGGLGVYALYVARENPANRRLLSLFSLLMFGAAIWSVGDAVQLLLVDLQSKVALEAALNIVTVIPPLAWLLFALSYAGRDRWLSRRTYAVLGVEPIVLTLVALTMGSHELLWSGSDPIMTMGSIPVLDRELGPVYVAHALYSYVIVLAGAYVLLFRARTQDTTFRGQAALLTVGALVPLLTNVAHLSGVGPDLNLTGSAFTVSGVAFWLAITRYRLLDVVPVARESVIEEMRDGYVVLDEANRVVDANPAAERLLSTSLSVGQPVADVLPDDADVLDDDGAGDELAEFVVGERADRRFVNATVSSVGRGDASRLLVLRDVTETREAEQRFQTLIENASDIVAVLDVDGTVRYQSPSTKQVLGYDPEELVGENAFEYIHPEDRDELATEFAKGVEENRTIDRVEYRIQHADGSWRVHESAARNLLDDPTVEGIVVNTRDVTERIERERELAATNERLDRFASVVSHDLRNPLNVAEGYVELLEDVIEDEQASDYLDEVSTSHDRMARIVDDVLALAREGGEITETMPIELESAARAAWSGVDTDSGTLSVVDSTTVDADRNQLARLLENLFRNSIEHGVVSAPSEADPAAPGTTDGGAGDASITVTVGILDDGNGFYVADDGQGLPSELRERAFEPGVTSRDDGTGLGLAIVADIAEAHDWTVELGDTDGGARFEFVTEN
- a CDS encoding signal peptidase I; this translates as MTPELTRGGVLRAIALLLVVALVVPFVVFAVPQVAGGDASFVVVSGSMEPAISVGDAVVVAEVSGENVRVGDVITYVTADRAAPTTHRVIEIRETAAGPEFVTQGDNNEDPDASTVTPDRLVGRVILTIPFIGYVVEFVGTTAGFALLVAAPIVLLVLTELRAFLKRAREENDESGGGSTTDGVATVAASEADDEPAGWSIGVQDLTITMAVVGIAAVYSGVMAYLVYDGSVTYLRLLQLSASAFAAFAVGFAVLLGMRLFVAPTGDTPVAADGGVLRGSLDEATRSLPTVTVASVDELRAMATGAGRWLVHDETDDRLSYSDGTMLYVCDAPTDGVDETAIVADGSVSDEATSDEATDADDPVFGEADDSALGERDEESEWTVVDDAVDTEEAAWAALFGDAFDAEGQEFTFPARDARPDGGEADDQ
- a CDS encoding cupin domain-containing protein, with the translated sequence MERCSVDDRPATVTEGGALRRSLSDALGIDGLSLNRYRVPGGERLSLSRHAHTAQEEVFVVLAGEATFETRAGEVTVGEREAIRFGPGEFQCGRNDADEDLAVLAVGAPRDAGETLISWTPELGDVACPDCGYDAMRVEATDGGAVLVCPECDTGWDPD
- the sucD gene encoding succinate--CoA ligase subunit alpha: MSVLVDDDTRVVVQGITGGEGKFHAGQMIEYGTNVVAGAVPGKGGQEVHGVPVYDTVDQAAREEDADASVVFVPPAFAADAIFEALDSPVDLAVAITEGIPTQDMARVNKRLSEVDTRLIGPNCPGIITPGEAKLGILPGNIFEAGNVGLVSRSGTLTYQVVSNLTERGIGQTTAIGIGGDPIIGTDFVDSLRLFEDDPDTDAIVMCGEIGGEDEEEAAAFIDDYVDTPVAGFIAGRTAPPGKRMGHAGAIVSGSGSGTAQSKIDALNDAGVSVGDTPEEVADHIESFL
- the sucC gene encoding ADP-forming succinate--CoA ligase subunit beta; the protein is MKLHEYQAKQVFADAGIPTPSSTLADTVDDAVAAAEEIGYPVAIKAQVQVGGRGKAGGIKLVDDADEAREAADAILGMDLKGIHVDRVLVEEAVDFVNELYVGVTMDRGEGKPVAMVSTRGGVNIEEVAEEDPDAIVREHVDPSFGMHPYQARRAVYEAGVERDVARDVASVLQTLYTLWDDRDGADAEINPLMVTSDREVVAADAVMNIDEDALFRQPELAEMEDDAAGGDDLEAKADEYGFDYVRLEGNVGIIGNGAGLVMTTLDLVDHYGGEPANFLDIGGGAKAERVTNALDMVFSDENVDSVVFNIFGGITRGDEVARGINEALEGFDEIPKPVVVRLAGTNWEEGMEILNKDLVTVEQTLEDAVQRAVANAEEVDQ